A window from Fragaria vesca subsp. vesca linkage group LG5, FraVesHawaii_1.0, whole genome shotgun sequence encodes these proteins:
- the LOC101309457 gene encoding uncharacterized mitochondrial protein AtMg00810-like, with protein MQGSKPAPTPLDSKLKLDIEGELLTDVCSYQCLVGKLIYLTITRLDLTHVVSLVSRFVHSPTTHHLSIVKRILRYLKGTVSRGIVMRNNDDFKMEGYSDSDWAGNVIDRKFTTGYCTFIGGNLVT; from the coding sequence ATGCAGGGTAGCAAGCCTGCTCCTACTCCTCTTGACAGCAAGCTGAAGCTAGATATTGAAGGAGAACTTCTTACTGATGTTTGCAGTTACCAATGTCTGGTAGGCAAGCTCATCTACCTCACCATTACAAGACTAGACCTTACTCATGTAGTAAGCTTGGTGAGTCGATTCGTGCACTCTCCTACCACTCATCATCTCAGCATTGTTAAAAGAATTTTGCGCTACTTAAAAGGCACAGTAAGCCGAGGAATTGTGATGAGAAACAATGATGACTTCAAGATGGAAGGATACTCAGATTCAGATTGGGCCGGTAATGTCATTGATAGAAAATTCACCACTGGCTATTGTACCTTCATTGGAGGCAACCTCGTCACTTGA
- the LOC101309165 gene encoding pentatricopeptide repeat-containing protein At1g10270-like yields the protein MSLYRLLLRSLRRPTAAPQSLTSLTLQNPISSHPHHLTTSRSFAYSTAEEAAAERRRRKRRLRIEPPLHALRRDSGPPPPRDPNAPRLPDSTSALVGPRLNLHNRVQSLIRAGDLDAASAVARHSVFSNTRPTVFTCNAIIAAMYRGKRYNDAIALFHFFFSQSNIVPNIVSYNNLINTHCDEGRVDVGLEIYRHIIATAPFSPSPVTYRHLTKGLIDAGRIGDAVDLLREMLNKGHGADSLVFNNLIKGFLDLENLDKANELFDELKERCLVYDGVVNATFMDWFFNKGQEKEAMDSYRSLLDRQFRMIPATCNVLLEVLLKHDKKKEAWALFEQMLDNHTPPNFQAVNSETFNIMVNECFKLGKFAEAFDTFKKVGTNVKSKPFSMDVAGYNNIIARYCENGMLSEADALFTELSSKSLTPDVTTHRTLIDAYLNVERIDDALMIFNRMVDVGLRVVATFGNRVFTELIKNGKAVECAKILKKMGEKDPKPDASCYDIVIRGLSTEGELDSSLDLLAEMLRYGIGVPPALKQFVYETFEKAGRGGQVERTLTETRFTPTPRMAQPRQFPPIRSPQMSGPQESPPGTYMAGHGHPSSAPSQMAGPYQPPS from the coding sequence ATGTCGCTGTACCGCCTGCTCCTCCGCTCTCTCCGCCGCCCAACCGCCGCCCCTCAATCCCTAACCTCTCTCACCCTCCAAAACCCTATCTCCTCACATCCCCACCATCTCACCACCTCCCGCTCCTTCGCCTATTCCACCGCCGAAGAAGCCGCTGCCGAGCGCCGCCGCCGCAAGCGCCGTCTCCGCATCGAGCCCCCACTCCACGCTCTCCGTCGCGACTCCGGCCCGCCGCCTCCACGCGACCCCAACGCGCCCCGCCTCCCCGACTCCACCTCCGCCCTTGTCGGCCCTCGCCTCAACCTCCACAACCGCGTCCAGTCCCTCATACGCGCTGGCGACCTCGATGCCGCCTCCGCCGTGGCGCGTCACTCCGTCTTCTCCAACACGCGCCCCACCGTGTTCACCTGCAATGCCATCATCGCGGCCATGTACCGCGGCAAGAGGTACAATGACGCTATTGCCCTCTTCCACTTCTTCTTCAGCCAATCCAACATTGTTCCCAACATTGTCTCTTATAATAATTTGATTAACACTCATTGTGATGAGGGCCGTGTCGATGTGGGTCTTGAGATTTACCGGCACATCATTGCCACTGCTCCCTTTAGTCCCTCGCCCGTGACGTACCGTCATTTGACTAAAGGGTTGATTGATGCCGGTAGGATAGGTGATGCGGTTGACTTGTTGAGGGAGATGTTGAATAAGGGGCATGGTGCCGATTCTTTGGTTTTCAATAATTTGATTAAAGGGTTCTTGGATTTGGAGAATTTGGACAAGGCCAATGAGCTTTTCGACGAGCTCAAAGAGAGGTGTTTGGTGTATGATGGGGTTGTCAATGCCACTTTTATGGATTGGTTCTTCAATAAGGGGCAAGAGAAGGAGGCCATGGATTCGTATAGGTCCTTGCTTGATAGGCAGTTTAGGATGATCCCAGCTACCTGCAATGTTCTATTGGAAGTGCTGCTTAAGCATGACAAGAAGAAGGAGGCATGGGCTTTATTCGAACAAATGCTGGATAATCACACCCCGCCCAATTTCCAGGCTGTGAATTCCGAGACTTTTAACATAATGGTCAACGAATGTTTTAAACTTGGGAAGTTTGCTGAGGCATTCGACACCTTTAAGAAGGTGGGAACAAATGTGAAGTCAAAGCCTTTCTCCATGGATGTTGCGGGATATAATAATATCATTGCTAGGTATTGTGAGAATGGGATGTTATCGGAGGCTGATGCACTATTTACAGAATTGTCATCAAAGTCGCTGACCCCAGACGTAACAACTCACAGGACTCTGATTGATGCATATTTGAATGTGGAGAGGATAGATGATGCTCTTATGATATTTAACAGAATGGTGGATGTTGGTTTGCGAGTGGTTGCTACTTTTGGTAACAGGGTGTTTACTGAGTTGATCAAGAATGGGAAAGCAGTGGAATGTGCCAAAATTTTGAAGAAAATGGGAGAGAAAGATCCTAAACCAGATGCCAGTTGCTATGACATTGTGATCAGGGGGCTTTCCACCGAAGGTGAACTTGACTCAAGCCTTGATTTACTGGCCGAAATGTTGAGATATGGCATTGGCGTTCCTCCTGCACTGAAGCAATTTGTGTATGAGACTTTTGAAAAAGCCGGGCGTGGTGGACAGGTCGAGAGAACATTAACTGAGACTAGGTTCACACCAACTCCTAGAATGGCACAACCACGGCAATTTCCACCCATAAGATCACCTCAAATGTCAGGACCGCAGGAATCACCGCCAGGAACCTATATGGCAGGACATGGTCACCCATCATCAGCTCCCTCTCAAATGGCTGGACCATATCAGCCACCATCTTGA